Below is a genomic region from Epinephelus moara isolate mb chromosome 9, YSFRI_EMoa_1.0, whole genome shotgun sequence.
TAAATCTACTTAGCGCCCGCGACACTTCACAAGAGAATAGACAGAAGCTAAgtaattttacaaaaataaacttctgtggTTTGACAATCAGATCAGACATTCAATACGCCATTTCTGTACACACCATTTCTGTACACGCCATTTCCGAACAAAAGACTGTACAAATAGGAAAGATTACAATATTTGGCAATGCTTCACAGATGACAGccaaaatatttaaagacaACATGTGAATCTATCTACCACCACTGTACATCATACTCACATACACTCACAAGATACAGTATACTCGAGGGGAGTGATGTGCAGCTTAGTAAAGCAATGAAACTCGGTTTAGCACCCCTGCTAGAACACCGTTAACAGTCCAACTCAGCCAATGGTCGCCTCCTAACATtcctgcatacacacactcatacacacctatacacacatgaacaaataaattaaaatacacaatattaAATGAACAGTTCTGAGCCTTGTGTTTGCTCCTggttattttcagttttacagaTGAGTTGACTTGTGAATTAACAGTGAGATTCTTTAATTACTCAACAACAATAGGGGTTTAGGTTTTTCTGTACTGAGTATGAAATCAAGGCTAGCTAATGTACATTTTCATGTCAATTTCCAGTCTGTGCCTTCCTTCTAAAAACAGTCACATGTCTATAAATTAAGCCCTCCCTAACTGTATGGAAAACACTTTCTCAACAGTTTATTTTCACATCAAGGCAACAATATGTCACTATATACTGAGAAAGAGTCGTATTCATGCCCACAAGGCATCACTGAGCCAACACAGTGCAGTGGACCTACACAAACTTTGTGTACATCCCACTTACGTTTTACTAAATCTTCCTATTTTAGATATTTAGAAAAACAATATCATAATCCAAGAAGATCTGTTGAACTTTCTTTGGTAGATTAAATATATAAAGCTAGATTATCTGCACCTAAACAAACCATGACATGAGTCTCTATTGTTGAAAAAAGAGAttgtttttcacaatttttgaatTTATGAGACATTATGCACACTTGGATTCATTTGGGCTTTAAATTAGTCTtgataaatttgtatttaaaatcaaaattgaATGAAATGAACCCACAAAACTACACATGGGGACAAAAGGACGGAATGCAACATGTGCATGCACATATtggcgcacatacacacacacaactgaggATAACAGGAAGTCTTCAAGATGCTGCACAGAGGTGAGAGGTCAGCCCGCAGGCAGACTGAATGAGCTTTTTGTCTGTTCTGTTCATGTGATCCTCTtgtgttagagtgtgtgtgtttgtgtgtgcatgcactaGTCCCCAAATATGGGCAAAATAATGATGTAAATTTGAAATTTCCACAATCACATATCCAAGACTTCTCATTAGACTATTCTTCTCAGCAAATCCCAAAGACAAGCGGTAAGGATCACAGTTCAAGGGTCATTCATCTAAGTACATTTCGTTTTAACCTTTGattaaaagcctttaaatcAGCCCAATGATGTACCAACAATCAGTGTAAAGTAAGTGTAAAAATACATCCTTTCTTGGTCTTGCTTTGCCTTTGACACAGTTATGAAAAAGTGTAGTTACATAATCAAACAACAAAGGTGCCATGAAACTGACAAAGATcctaaaaatgaaatgatgaattCACTAAAAATGCTTTTTGTCAGGCTAACAGTCGTACACCCAAACTGGGCAGCATCTCATCTCATATATTACAAATGGCAGGCTCAATGTGTGAACACACAGTTTAGTTACAGACATAACATCAAtcttaaaatataataatacaacTATCTAAAAGTTCAGAGTTTATGAATAAATGTCTTGATGCTCACAATAAGTTCAGTCAATGCAAACAAACTAGAAAATGTCATGTGCTGGGACAAGATCTACATTATTTCTTTCCACTTCTCAATCAGTCAACAAGAGACacaacaaatgcacaaacacacagttgcaTCACTTTTAGTATTCAGGTACTGAGGGCGGGTAAGAGCaagtgaaaacatttaaagagcTTGCTGTTGGCAGTTCACCTCGGCACCACATTACTAAAACACAGCAGTcaactgttgttgtgttttgcattcatttcttcttttttgcaTTCAGCTCATACTGTGCTGATGATCTGGCAACAAAGGTCGCACTGTTTCACATACAGCTTTTCAGAACACTTTTCTTGTAATATTTTggcaaaataaattaaagattCACTTCCTATATAAGGAAACTGATGAAAATGTTCACTTCTCCAGAGATTTTCAGACACCTTCTTCCCCTCTTCCATCTATCATCCCTGTCCATACAGTACAGTACGCTGAGTTTCCTTGAGCATTTAAAAACACCTTGCAGGGCTATTTAGGCCTCCTTCAGTGCTCTGCTCTTGActccctttctctgtctttgccCGCTGTGGCGTGTGCAGAGAGGACGCCTGTGTAACCTCCAAATGCGACAGAAACAGCAGTGGCAGATTGACGCCTCCTTCCATCTCTTTACAGCACATTTAAGCTTTAAAGAGGAGACATTTTACAGCAAGCACACCAGGCATCTTTTAAAAAAGTTCAAATGCCAATTTGGCACAAGAGTTTCTGCTGTGCCTGCTCTACACATGACACGTTGTGCCAATTGTTATTTCTCCGTGACCGTATCCGTACCCCGGTCCTGCACATCCTTTTTCAATGGAGCCAACGAAAGCCTTTTTGGTGTTCCTAACTCCAAAGCCACTGCCGCTGCGCTGTAAGCAGAAGGAGCAGAGGCGTTTGAGGCCCTTCCTGAAGGCAGAATTGGAGAGGCTGTAGATGAGACAGTTACAGAAGCTGTTGCTGATGGCCAGCCACGTGGTTAGGAATGAGGCTGCAGGGTGGTGGTAGATCCCCCCGCTCTCCAACAGAAAATAGAGGATGTAGGGCAACCACAGGATATAAAACACACTCGTAATGCGGAACAGTACCATAGCGTATCGCTTGTCCGGGTATGTTGATGTGGGCTGCTGATACTGTGGTTGGGACAAGTGGGGCAACTGTCCTTGCTCTACTGCACTGCTGTCCTTGACCGCAGATCCCGCTGTCAATCCTGAACCCTGCAGCTGTTGGGGTCGGTAGCGCGCGTGGCGCTCGCTGATCTCCCGGGTGTGTTGTCGACAGATCTTGAAGATGTTGGCGTAAGTGAAGCAGACAGTGAGAGCAGCAGGGGCGTAGAGCAGTGCAACAATAAAAGTGGTGAAAGCCGGACGAGTCCTCCACTCAACTGCGCACCACTCCACCACATCCCCGTGGTAACCAGGTTTCCCCCACCCAAGAAAAGACGGGAGAAACACCAAAGCAGAGTACAACCATATCAGAACGATGCAGCAGCGCACTCGACAGGGTGTCACTAGGGACGCATAAGTCAGAGGTCGTGTGATGGCGATGTAGCGGTCTACACTCACACATGCTAATGACACCATTGAAACTGATTTCAAAACAGACACCATGTACCCGAACACCTGGCAGGTGAGTTTGGGATCGAGGCCctggaggtgatggaggagggaCAGGGAGGGGAACAGGCAGCTCACCCCCACCAGCAGATCAGCGTACGCCATAGTCTGGATGAAAGTGCTGGTGGTGTGCTGGCTGAGCAGGGGGGCACAGTGAAACACAAAAATCACCACCAAGTTGCCAGAAATAATGAGAACAGTGAGGAGAAGTATGATAGAGACTTCAAGGAGGCAGGTGCTGAAAATTTGGGAATAGCCTATCTCAAGCAGGCAGAAGGGAGCAGATAAGTTTGACGGGTCAGCTAGGCTCTGGTTCAGTGGATCCAGGGAGGAATTCATCATCTTGGGCAGGAATACGTGTCCGAGGGGCCCTTCAAGGGTACGATGAACCAAAGAACCTGCTATTTTGACAGGTAGCTGGCTGGTTCTGAAAGTAGCCGTATGGTTTCAGTCCAAACGAAAAGCTCCATGCTGCGGTTCCATGATGAGACTGCTGCCATCTGCCATTTCTAATGCAGGAGGGATGGAAAGGACAGAGAAAGGTGAGGAAGCCCCCTGGGTTTGTCCTCGGTGCAGGCGGTTGTGGTTTTTTCAGAATACAAAACCACCGGGGTAGAAACAGATTAACACACAAAAAGAGACGTGTGTATtccttgtcttcttttttttccagataaAGCAAACCCAGCTGAAGGCACAAAAAgggaacaaaaaaacagacagaaatgtgactTTGTTTAAAGGAATTCCAGTCCGATCTATGCTTGAAATGCCTCCGCTCCCTATAAAGTCAAAGATGTCTTCAacatctgctgcagctgcagaaagCACTGACTGAAGCTCTCTTATCTGTCTGTAGTCCACAGAGTCACAGACACAGCTTCCAGTGAAAAGACATTATTGTGTAATGTGCTGCGTGCATAAATTGAGGAAAGGAGGCATTAAGGGTAattcctccttttccttctgtcctccttcttcctcttctttttcctcttgttCCTTGCCTCTCCTTCACCCTCTTTTCACCACTCCTCCGTGTCCGCTTGCTCTTGTCTCAGTTTCTGTCTGGTCCTTCGCAGTAAGATCACAGCAGACTGCCATGAGCTGAAGGGATGAAGGCGGTGCGCGGGGGTGACTGATATTTAaaacacgcgcacacacatacaaacacacctCAGCTGTTATTTCTATCTAGAGGAGCAGCAACTCTGTCTGGACTGGAAATGAGGTAGGCAGGCATACCGATGCTGGGAGAACCCCCCGTGTTCATTTATCCTTctttgctctgtctctctcactccctctgcctctctctctacAGAAACAGTGGCACCGAGGCCCCTCCCCTTCCCCGTGGCTCCAACCAATGATCAACTGCAAGGGCACGAGGCTTGCCTCCTTCCCCCACCCTCTCAACCctccctgttttgttttgcttttttgttgctttttttttttttttttttttttggtgccagTGTTTCTCATAATCAACCCGGAGACTCAAACTCGGTTTCACACTGTCAAATTAGAAACATTCAGTGTTAACAAAGCTCAAAATTGACATTGGAGTGTTCACAGCCTCTCACCTAATTCCCAAAAGACAGGACATTTTGAGCTGTAAGAATGGACGTTGTCCTCCTTCACTGCAGAAAAGTTATTGTATTTGTCTAAAGGAAAACAATAACTGTGTGCCTGGGTGCAGTTTACAGGaaatatttcttttcctaatcTGATTGTTAACTAAGGACACACAGTCCAGGACAGCGGGTCCCCATTTAGCTTTGTGCATATAAGTATACTATACAGTACGTGCTTATTATCGTACAAAGGGTAAATCAGCTCTTTATGTGTGTGggttttaaaatcacatttcgTGAATAAAAAGCACAGGGACAAACTGTGAGAAAAGTGCTGCCACTTAAATGATagtctttcatttcttttgaaAGCATCCATTAAGGTCaatgtgttacatttttttaaatgtatttatgaaGGGAGCCTTGACTGCATTTTAACTGGCTCTGGGATTTCTTTTATTCTGGTATTCTACtgtaaaatgaattaaacttcACGCGATAAATCAATTTATAATAATCTAGTCATTTTTAGATTTGTAATCgactaataataaacagcagcaacagaaaagcTTAAGAGGCTGCGAGACGAATTTGAATACATGAAAGCACAGCGCAAATAATTTAATTTGCGCTCACAGCACAGTGTGTAATTAGATGCCGATTCACTAACGCAGCAAGTAATTATGCAATTAGTAACTGGCTCTGCCTTCTAGGTGCAAACTGCAAGTGAAGGAGACATTGAAAGCCGCAATTCAGTGTTGGCGGTTCAGCAtgttcaaataaaaatgttgctAAAAATAACATTTCCTAGGGCCACTTAAAGTGTACTGGAGAAATTCACAGGTTTAAAACATATCTAAAAAAACGGACTAATGTAGCAGAAAACGGTATATAAAGGTGTGCATAAGactactgacaaaaaaaaaataaaaaaaaaataaaaaacaccacTTGTCTAGCGATGTCTAGTTCTAGTCTAGCTCAGGTTTAATAAACTAATAAACTCAACTAAGACGGTTTACTATACTGtaaaactgtatattttactTGCTTTGCTGACATTACATACAATAGCTGTAATAGCCTTAATCAAACCTGGACACTTAAAAAAGAATTCTATGACTAGGTTGAACTGTGATGTTCTTCTTCAGGTATTTGTACTGAAACTTGCGGCTGGAGTGTCATGTGGGAATGTCTTAACATAAAGCATTACAAAAAATCATATTAGAGGTCACATTGGCAATGTTCCCAGTAATGAAACATACCATTTATATAAAatgaacacactgaaatagcatcCCATTAAAAAATAAGCACATGCTCACACAGTTCTCAGTACTTGTGCCTTTTACAACGGTACTTGTGTAATATATAATTACACAAACGGCCTACTTTATGGTCTGAACAGATATATAAGTGTTTGCTTTTTGTCTGCTGTTGAACTTTGCAACTctatgtgtgtgcacgtgtctCTGAAAGAgcaggaaagagacagaaactaCATGTGGACTCGTAGAAATAGTCAGTACTAAGTTGCAACtactgaatttcttataaaagTAGTCTTAATGTTGTAAGAgagtagagctgcaacgattaattGAATATTGAACAAAATTCTCTGAtgccagcttcttaaatgtgacaGTATCTTCGGGTTGcggacaaaacaagaaatttgaggacgtcatcttgtgctttaggaaacactgattgatgtttttcaccattttctgatgttttatagGCCAAAAACTTAGCAATCAATCAAGAAACTAACTCACACATAAATAGATTGCAGCCTGAAAACACAGTACAAACAAGATCCAAACTTTTTCAGATTATATTCATGTTTCACGTAACAGAATGTTTGCATATGACCAGTAACTTTGTCCATGTACGTCTGAGTGTGCATGTCCTTCTGTCTACTTGGCCAGAGAGCCCTACACAGATATGCACCTGCTCCTGATTTTGCATGCATCATCAGATGCTGCACCTCCATTTAACACGAGAGTTGCTTTGACACAGTCAGCTATACCCAGGTAGCACGACCTCACCAGACATCTTTTAATCTGCCTCCAGGCAACATTAACAGCCAGCGTTTTATTGCAAGACTCTGAAGGACTCAGCTGAACACtctgttttacttttctttaaaagcaggtTAGCCTTGCAAGTCCCTGTCAGCCCTTCTGCAAAGCGCCTACTTAATCTGTGTTAGATTAATAACCAGCTGAGTTATTTTTAGATCATATGATGTGCTGATTACATTTAATTACTCAGGATCCTGTGCTAAAATTAGAAACTTCAGTGGGTAGTAATCACTGTCAGGTTTAGTGCTGCATGGTCTACATCCTCTTCCTAATGGATTTCTGAAGACTGCAGAGTGAGTCTCGTGCAGGGCAATTTGGTGTAGCGTGATGGAGACCCAAACATACCCACACAGCCACTctcacacacgcgcacacacacacacacacacacaccagcctgCACCTTTCTCCCCCGCAATCCAGACACACTCCCATGCTTTCACGCATCTCCTCTGCCCACCACACGAGGAGCTAAAAATAGATGACAGTACAACGAAAAGGGTTGGAGCAAGAGGAGGGATGGGAGGAAAGGATGAGGAAGGGActcaaagaaaacacagagctCATCAAAGACGAGAGaaggaagaggtggaggagagaaagacatACAATGTTGCACAAACAAATCAGTACGAAGAAAAGCAAGCTGTGAGAACGGGGAAGAAGGAAGAGCATGATGTACTGTCACCTGGTTGCCAGGCTGAGCACAACTTAGTCCTGTCAGCTATGTAACTAATGTTTCCTCGCAGCTTGTTAATCTCTGAAGGACAGGCGTCCAGCAGCTTGACCACAAGCCTGGCAACAATACAGTGGCCGTAAACTCCTGTAAAGCGTGTGTTAAAAATACTGTGCTTAATACTTTTCATGTTCTCATGTCAAATAATATTATTGGTTAATAACGTGATTGGTCTTTACTGACATTGCTGTAACTACTGTAAGGGTGGGatttaattaatgcttaatatcAGTGGTGATTCATCTGCAAAATGCCagcaaatgtttttcatttttactttaaggaatactttgcagattttcaaccagcatCATAACTATGTGGGtggtatgtgtaaatgaactgtggtagaATTCCCTGCATCTCACCAGCACCCAGATcagatttttgctggctctagggctgttgcccAGACTACACATTGCCCTTTACCATTTTCGTATGCCCACTAGCACAGatacaaagagtatagaagcagatcagGAGAGAGACCTGCCCCTccctctcaaactcagaccaaactccgatcaaactgtaaaactaggcaacTAGTGccaatcaaatataaaccaagattctgttactggattgcctatttctcacctcaaatatcttcagaaacatattttactgcactgtttagctgtaatatgagaatttgtgaactgGAAGTGGGCGccaaactgtttcctgtattgtaaaaactgaggaaactgagatcaaacagtaaaactaggcagtgctgatcaaatgtgtgccaagattctgttactggattgtttatttctcacctaaaagatctttagaaacatgttttagtgtactgttcagttgtaatatgagaatttgtaaACAGGGAGTTGCCGccaaactgtttcctgtattgtaaaaactgaggaaactgagatcaaacagtaaaactaggcagcgctgatcaaatataaaccaagattttgtTACTACATTGTTTAATTCTCAACCAAAAGATcttcacaaacatattttagtgcactgtttagccaTGAGAAATTATAAACAGGAGGTGGGCGCCTTTCCTTTATtgtaaaaactgagaaaactgaaattaaacagtaaaactaggctgtGCTGATTAAACCTGAGCCAAGATTCTGTGACTGCATTGCCTTTATCTGCTTAAAAAggctttcagaaacatattttgccTCAAAGTTTGAATGTAATTTGAGATTATTTGTTATCAGctggccgccatattgtttgctgtgtcaaaacagacaaGCGTGGACTGTCAACCACCAGCAGGAGTGCCTATTGATCTCGTGTGGTGCgatgcattctggtagttgtaggttttcatctcttgagcaaaagcgtATGCCATAGCTCCTTTAcctctgttttctgtcatcatgtagcaccaatttcaaaagtatttgcatctttctactacatacagcccagttttatgaaaggatggtctttccagcagtgaaatacttctttaactaacaaaaaataattcattCCGAAAAAGGGAATACATTTTCTGTTGACAAGCTGAGTTAATCaaccattaaaagaaaaaaatcattaactTGCAACTGCCTTTCTGGTTGACTTCCATCTGATTATTATTAACAACCACCATCCAGCACAATTCAGCTGGTGGCTCATAATCCTGATAAGTCTGCTCTGTttcaatataaatataaaaataagcaGTCACACCATGCCAAGTTTTGTATCAGCGTGAtatgacagagaaaaaaaggactGATCAGCTGATGCCCTATCAAAGGTTTTTACTAAAACAGGAAACATCTGGTAGGAATAGAAATGGAAAGAATTTCAAAGAACTGGACAGCTAACACACCCTCATTAATATCTGAGAATTAATGATGTTTATCTTTGTGGTCTCCACGGTGAGCCTGGAGCTAGTACATAAAAGTAATACCAACATCAGGCGAGGGCGGTGAGAGTTGTTACATAgtcacagacaaaaacattattataaTAAGATACACAAAAGCCTGTTCACATTCAACTGCAGAAAATATTTCCAAATTCTTTCATCTGACTGTCTGAACCTTCAGGCATCCactgtgtgttttataatgtgGGAAACTGGCTTCAAAGCAGGATACGAAAACATCtaaaagtatttccatttcagcTGAAGTCAGAACGGCAATGCACACATAAACCTATGGGACAGGGAGACAGGCGGGCCTACAGtcacacagaaaaagaaagaggcagACACGCCAGGCCGCCAAGGCAGCGGGAGAGGAGCGAGAAAGAGGCAAGCAGACAGTgtgacaaaacacaaatgagcaggtagacagagagaggcaggaagACACGCGAGTTGACAGGAGCACAAACAGGTCTAGGTAGAAGTCAGGCGTACACAAATACAAACGGTTATAAAGACAGACAGGCATACAGGTCATTATGTGGGTCAGACTtagacaggcaggcagacagacagatatgagCACTTGTTTTTTGCTCTCCACAGGAGGCTGGCGCAGCAGGTCTGGGGACCAGGCCTGTGTTTATCTGATCACATTGTGTCCACACTACACATATCCGCATGTGTGTATGCTCATTGCTCATACACCATGGGAGACATTTCTAACATTATGACCCCCTCATGTAGGTGAAAGGTGGCTTAAACACCTTTGAATATCACGTAGTAACAAAATGTTACACCACACAACTAGGGCTGTCACAACAACTTTTGCTGGACAATGTACTGTCCCAGAGataattttaacaaaaaatatcATTGTCATTTAGAGACCATGTTATGTCACCAACAAAATATTATAACAACACAATATTGTGAGTACATCCTTTGGAAGAGCAATGTACTTTTAATTCTTAAGAATATACAGACATTGGAATAggaatataataaaaatatttaacatttttaaagaaagtaATTAACACCTGTCAATAAGCTTATACcgtagttagggctggctcaggcttgttttggaccagcccctagttaggctgacataggccaAGTcagccgggggacctcctataatacaccgagcaccttctctccatctctctctctcctttgctaacattcatgtcctattactgcatctcgctaactcggctctactgcatgtcactaactcggcttcttctcagGAGTTCTAGCTATTActacatctattgcacgtctgtccgtcctggaagagggatccctcctcagttgcatTTGCTGAGGTTTgtaccattttttcccctgttaaaggtttttttgggggggagtttttcttCATCCGCTGTAAGGgttcaaaggacagagggatgttggatgctgtaaagccctctgaggcaaattgtgatttgtgatattgggctttataaataaaattgaattgaactgaattgaataaaGACGAGAAAGTCCTTAGGAAATTATTGTACCATTTGGccgacaaaaacaaaaccaagtgttGCTCCTCAATACTATTAGACACACTTAGCAAAACTCAAACAACACCGCAGTAACATCCATGAACTGGCCAGTGTGCTGCCGTACATCCCTGGGAGCCAAGCAGTTTGCTGGTGGATTTACGGAGTGAAGGATGAAGTTATTTGGAGAGTAAAACCATTAACAATGGACTTTTTGGCTTGTTGCCAGGGGTTGGCAAATTGACAACTTTTAGGACTGTGCCTCTTCCACTACAAAAGTGCAGCAGCAGGCTATCAGTGAGCTACGCTGTGTCGTCTTTGAAgtattgtttcatttttctgtggACTCACGCAAGTAGGCGTAAGGGAAAAAGGGAGAATCACTGTGCTAAAGTTTTATAATGGTCGtgaaaaccctgctgtttattctagCATCATGTGGCTAAAATGTTGAtgtaaacatgcacacatgtaaaCGAAAAGGGCAATATCAAGGTCAGCAAAATGTTTACGGTCGTGTCCATTTATCGTACAATAGGTAGGTaacatcattattttgagaggCCTAAAAACCACCATAAACCACAAACGCACAAGCTAACAAGAACCTCAAAATTCACTATCGAGATGAATTCACTGCTCTCCAACACTGTGTCACACGACTGTACAGTTAATACACTGGTACTTCAGTGAATGTGACATTAACACTGTCAACAGTTTATCCCTCCTATAGAAACTGACAATAAGTGTGCCCACACTGTGCATGACCACATATTCCAGcacaatggttcccaactgtcAGGCCTCTTAACATTTGCTACTGGGTTACGACAACATGATTATGAACTAAAGTAGGTTATCAGCACACAAGGTAATCAGTCAATCATCACCCTCATAACTTCTTGGTCTGCTTGTGCTGCGTTCCTATTACTCTGGCGCATCCACATCAAACGCtgtcaatataaaaatgatctGTGGCGCAAAAAAAAGGTTTGGACCAATGTTTGAACAGGATTTTGCACGCCATAATATCCATTCAGTATTTATCAAATTATTACCACCACACTACAACTTGTAACATGAAAGAAACGGTGTCAAATTCTTCAAAGGTTAAGCAACACTTTACACAGTACATAAAGATGAAAATGTGTTATATACTTATACTGTAATGTGGTCACAGTGTTACTGCCCCTCAGCACAATGACAAAATGTTGACTTTTATTATGTCACTTCTTTCATAACCAATTATTCATTTGCCAGACAGTAACTGTCAGTGACTGGCTTCTGCCCACTACTTATGAACTTAATCCAAAAGGTGGGCCATGGCTCCATCCGAATGAATTCATCGATTACCGGGGGAGTGAAGTCAACATTCAAAGTTAGACTGGTACTTCTGATATTACACAGCAGGGACCCTCATATCAGGTGATTTATCAGGGCTGTTCCACTTCCATCAATGCCCCGCATTCAGATATGTGGATGAACACCAAGTTCAGACAGAGTTAGGGTACAAAAGAGGGCACTAGCTAGGACATAATGTGCATGCAGCGCAAGTCAGCACAAAGAGATACAAGCTGAACACAGAGGGCACACAAAACAAATTAGGAGCTGGCACATGAGTATGGTATGTACAAAATTTTAAAACAGGAGCTGAAAAGGGAAAGAAGGAATTGGAACATGAAAAGATCAGCTTTAATTAGTAGCAGTGACAATACCAACATCAATGTGAGTGAAATTCTTTCCTAATTAATGCTATAATATTCAGAGTACAATTACGCAATACATTTCAATGGTCTTTTCATCATGTTAGAGCTACTCTATTAACAAGACCTTTCGTGTCCTAGTTCTAGGTTGATTTGGAAAATCAATACAACTTGCACACCTTGTTGTGTAGAAAAAGATTTatcatctctctgtcctttaaCTGTTCTTGGCTACCTCTCCCGTCTTGCTCTAAGGAGACTAAATAAAACACCCAAATCATCTGTCAGAGTCAGATACAGCTGCACGCGTTCTCCAcactttcctctgtgtgtttgttggctgACGTACAAACCTGGAATGCTTTAGTGCTTCTTCAATAAATTCCTTTCCAACTTTCTGGCTATCAATACAGTGGCATTGTGATCCGTTGTTTTTGTTgtccaagtgaactttgagatTCCATTCATACCTTTCATGTCAACAGAAAACAGTGTGGCCCCTGCAGGAATTTGGCGTAAAACTTCTATTTcagtttatctttttttaaactgtttccaTCATCACATGCCAGAGATGTAAGGCACAATAAAGGAAATGTGCAAAGACAGTGATAGGAAAAGAGCaaaagagaaagggaggaaggagggaaatGTGGTCAGGGAGGGCGAAGAAAATGAGAGTGGGAGAGGGGAGCAGAGGGGAGGAAAGGGCAAGACCAACATCTTGTCACCACCTGGGACCCAGCTTGCTGCCTGGGGATGTTGCCTTTATATAAGAGCAGTGGACAGAGCtgcagccaagaaaaaaaacattttttacagagACTAACACACTGTT
It encodes:
- the LOC126395234 gene encoding probable G-protein coupled receptor 21, with product MMNSSLDPLNQSLADPSNLSAPFCLLEIGYSQIFSTCLLEVSIILLLTVLIISGNLVVIFVFHCAPLLSQHTTSTFIQTMAYADLLVGVSCLFPSLSLLHHLQGLDPKLTCQVFGYMVSVLKSVSMVSLACVSVDRYIAITRPLTYASLVTPCRVRCCIVLIWLYSALVFLPSFLGWGKPGYHGDVVEWCAVEWRTRPAFTTFIVALLYAPAALTVCFTYANIFKICRQHTREISERHARYRPQQLQGSGLTAGSAVKDSSAVEQGQLPHLSQPQYQQPTSTYPDKRYAMVLFRITSVFYILWLPYILYFLLESGGIYHHPAASFLTTWLAISNSFCNCLIYSLSNSAFRKGLKRLCSFCLQRSGSGFGVRNTKKAFVGSIEKGCAGPGYGYGHGEITIGTTCHV